Proteins from a single region of Nomia melanderi isolate GNS246 chromosome 9, iyNomMela1, whole genome shotgun sequence:
- the LOC116432795 gene encoding glutamate receptor 1 isoform X1, which yields MFIRRKMKIIFLVMTTFSVVTSTCILPSPLTLQLILEFSKLRSWNQIVLFDNLSSLDCVFAYARPLFACLAETGISVSIQSAINPNIPDALIIRKHRIGSIVLLDSLNLTSPENVLHVASQKFLFNYYISWLMITTRNTDATIDSVLRHLNIGIDSDVVIATSSLSYSAIHKLSQTYSNRSHCCLRSYESHFQYREPPVKQPVENASINLNYAILENRTVVFYFVHVYKIRHSDNTSLMTNFLGSWNPHSWSLQNPTSVKLRNDFKGMPIVFGVLNGTIDGQMDVTDQLEANDILPLLDFASFVTSSVNASIELVSHDKLGTLNNKVWGNLLGDVVTGVVDIGLGYITVNEERQAEMTFSHPLIRYMRNIYYHPLESGTMRDIFRQPFDNCLLGCVASTYVAILFAMGLIIYAAKTVLHYEEEKRVGIGEAALWCISIMCMQGSPWTPRNPSGKTVLLFSLIFALVMYNAYAGFITSILSVQASGIKSITDLLSHNFKLGYSITEDEYIRNVNDSNLRELYIRAFDNRESGLDITSGLMKAVQGQYGFFVSASLARRALRTTLIQERCTLKELPLPQTFTMVALPMANSCPYKKIINLNILRIRERGVLDRITERMLPEMPQCKSPTTFHSARLADVYSAFFILIAGGVTAVSIWIAERIWNKRRQMKDTIIRGMRQRHLMPNLSHLPHLPHLPQLPSFSQFHHLHLHSHRKKLSHVHHTNEMQFDSKKTNECFVMDSSSSIYAHDLRILPRILRPRKRNKDGTGHLRRIIDCSRIGSRFYNRRKENSLNKSTFLELPRTKCNSVEKNDKSSHSTIFPFHE from the exons ATGTTTATACG tagaaaaatgaaaatcatctTTCTTGTAATGACCACATTCTCCGTGGTGACGAGCACTTGTATTTTACCATCACCTTTAACTTTACAACTGATACTGGAATTCTCGAAGTTAAGATCATGGAATCAAATAGTACTATTCGACAATCTAAGCTCCTTAG ATTGTGTATTCGCCTACGCAAGACCTTTGTTTGCGTGCCTCGCTGAAACAGGTATCAGCGTGTCAATTCAGTCAGCCATCAATCCAAATATACCAGACGCCCTTATTATTCGGAAACATCGAATCGGATCCATTGTCTTATTGGATAGTCTCAATCTCACCTCTCCTGAGAATGTTTTACACGTG GCCTCTCAGAAATTTCTGTTCAACTATTACATCTCCTGGCTAATGATAACAACAAGAAACACCGACGCAACTATAGATTCAGTACTCCGGCATTTGAATATTGGCATCGACAGCGACGTGGTCATTGCTACATCATCTTTATCGTATTCTGCGATTCACAAATTATCACAAACGTATTCGAACAG GTCACATTGCTGTTTACGAAGCTATGAGAGTCACTTTCAATATCGAGAGCCTCCTGTGAAACAACCTGTCGAAAACGCGTCGATAAATTTGAACTACGCCATCTTGGAGAACCGAACGGTGGTCTTCTACTTTGTCCATGTATACAAAATCCGGCATTCGGACAACACCAGTCTGATGACAAATTTTCTTGGTTCCTGGAACCCGCATTCTTGGTCGTTGCAAAACCCGACAAGCGTCAAGCTTAGAAACGACTTCAAAGGGATGCCGATTGTCTTCGGGGTGTTGAATGGAACAATCGATGGCCAGATGGATGTTACTGATCAGTTGGAAGCGAACGATATCTTGCCGCTTCTTGACTTCGCGAGCTTTGTCACGAGCAGCGTTAACGCAAG CATAGAATTAGTGTCCCACGATAAACTAGGAACTCTCAACAACAAAGTTTGGGGCAATCTTCTTGGCGATGTCGTTACCGGAGTTGTTGATATAGGGCTAGGATACATAACCGTTAACGAAGAACGACAAGCGGAGATGACGTTCAGCCATCCTCTGATTCGCTATAT gaggaatatttattatcatccATTGGAGAGTGGAACCATGAGAGACATATTTCGCCAACCGTTTGACAACTGTCTACTGGGATGCGTAGCTTCTACGTATGTCGCCATTTTATTCGCGATGGGACTGATTATCTATGCCGCGAAAACTGTTCTCCATTACGAGGAGGAAAAACGCGTTGGTATTGGAGAAGCTGCTCTCTGGTGCATTAGCATAATGTGCATGCAAG GTTCTCCGTGGACTCCTCGCAATCCGTCAGGCAAAACTGTTTTGTTGTTTAGTCTGATCTTCGCTTTGGTAATGTACAATGCTTACGCTGGCTTTATTACCTCTATATTATCGGTTCAAGCGAGTGGCATTAAGTCGATCACCGATCTTTTGTCACACAACTTTAAGTTGGGGTACAGCATAACCGAGGACGAGTATATTCGC AATGTAAACGATAGCAATCTTCGCGAGCTTTACATAAGAGCCTTCGACAATCGAGAGTCTGGATTAGACATCACTTCCGGTCTAATGAAAGCAGTACAGGGCCAATACGGTTTCTTCGTGAGCGCCAGTCTCGCGCGACGTGCGCTCAGAACAACGTTAATACAAGAACGATGCACTTTGAAGGAATTACCTCTTCCTCAAACCTTCACGATGGTGGCTTTACCGATGGCCAATTCCTGCCCCTACAAaaagattattaatttaaa TATCTTGAGAATACGAGAACGTGGTGTCTTGGATCGAATCACGGAACGAATGCTACCGGAAATGCCGCAGTGCAAATCGCCGACCACTTTCCACAGTGCCAGGTTGGCTGACGTTTATTCTGCCTTCTTCATCTTGATCGCCGGTGGCGTGACAGCGGTTTCGATCTGGATCGCCGAGAGGATATGGAACAAGAGACGTCAAATGAAGGACACTATAATACGGGGGATGCGGCAGCGTCATCTGATGCCGAATCTGTCTCACTTACCCCATCTACCCCACTTGCCGCAGTTACCTTCTTTTTCGCAGTTCCACCATTTACACTTGCATTCGCATCGTAAAAAGCTGAGTCACGTGCATCACACTAACGAGATGCAATTCGATTCAAAGAAAACGAACGAATGCTTCGTTATGGATTCTTCTTCTTCCATTTATGCACACGATTTACGAATTTTGCCTAGAATTTTACGACCTAGGAAGAGAAACAAGGATGGGACAGGTCATTTACGTAGAATCATCGATTGTTCCCGCATCGGATCACGATTCTATAATCGCCGTAAAGAGAACAGTTTGAATAAATCGACCTTTCTCGAATTACCGCGAACGAAGTGCAACAGTGTCGAGAAGAATGACAAATCGAGTCATAGTACAATTTTTCCCTTTCATGAATAA
- the LOC116432795 gene encoding glutamate receptor 1 isoform X2, translating into MKIIFLVMTTFSVVTSTCILPSPLTLQLILEFSKLRSWNQIVLFDNLSSLDCVFAYARPLFACLAETGISVSIQSAINPNIPDALIIRKHRIGSIVLLDSLNLTSPENVLHVASQKFLFNYYISWLMITTRNTDATIDSVLRHLNIGIDSDVVIATSSLSYSAIHKLSQTYSNRSHCCLRSYESHFQYREPPVKQPVENASINLNYAILENRTVVFYFVHVYKIRHSDNTSLMTNFLGSWNPHSWSLQNPTSVKLRNDFKGMPIVFGVLNGTIDGQMDVTDQLEANDILPLLDFASFVTSSVNASIELVSHDKLGTLNNKVWGNLLGDVVTGVVDIGLGYITVNEERQAEMTFSHPLIRYMRNIYYHPLESGTMRDIFRQPFDNCLLGCVASTYVAILFAMGLIIYAAKTVLHYEEEKRVGIGEAALWCISIMCMQGSPWTPRNPSGKTVLLFSLIFALVMYNAYAGFITSILSVQASGIKSITDLLSHNFKLGYSITEDEYIRNVNDSNLRELYIRAFDNRESGLDITSGLMKAVQGQYGFFVSASLARRALRTTLIQERCTLKELPLPQTFTMVALPMANSCPYKKIINLNILRIRERGVLDRITERMLPEMPQCKSPTTFHSARLADVYSAFFILIAGGVTAVSIWIAERIWNKRRQMKDTIIRGMRQRHLMPNLSHLPHLPHLPQLPSFSQFHHLHLHSHRKKLSHVHHTNEMQFDSKKTNECFVMDSSSSIYAHDLRILPRILRPRKRNKDGTGHLRRIIDCSRIGSRFYNRRKENSLNKSTFLELPRTKCNSVEKNDKSSHSTIFPFHE; encoded by the exons atgaaaatcatctTTCTTGTAATGACCACATTCTCCGTGGTGACGAGCACTTGTATTTTACCATCACCTTTAACTTTACAACTGATACTGGAATTCTCGAAGTTAAGATCATGGAATCAAATAGTACTATTCGACAATCTAAGCTCCTTAG ATTGTGTATTCGCCTACGCAAGACCTTTGTTTGCGTGCCTCGCTGAAACAGGTATCAGCGTGTCAATTCAGTCAGCCATCAATCCAAATATACCAGACGCCCTTATTATTCGGAAACATCGAATCGGATCCATTGTCTTATTGGATAGTCTCAATCTCACCTCTCCTGAGAATGTTTTACACGTG GCCTCTCAGAAATTTCTGTTCAACTATTACATCTCCTGGCTAATGATAACAACAAGAAACACCGACGCAACTATAGATTCAGTACTCCGGCATTTGAATATTGGCATCGACAGCGACGTGGTCATTGCTACATCATCTTTATCGTATTCTGCGATTCACAAATTATCACAAACGTATTCGAACAG GTCACATTGCTGTTTACGAAGCTATGAGAGTCACTTTCAATATCGAGAGCCTCCTGTGAAACAACCTGTCGAAAACGCGTCGATAAATTTGAACTACGCCATCTTGGAGAACCGAACGGTGGTCTTCTACTTTGTCCATGTATACAAAATCCGGCATTCGGACAACACCAGTCTGATGACAAATTTTCTTGGTTCCTGGAACCCGCATTCTTGGTCGTTGCAAAACCCGACAAGCGTCAAGCTTAGAAACGACTTCAAAGGGATGCCGATTGTCTTCGGGGTGTTGAATGGAACAATCGATGGCCAGATGGATGTTACTGATCAGTTGGAAGCGAACGATATCTTGCCGCTTCTTGACTTCGCGAGCTTTGTCACGAGCAGCGTTAACGCAAG CATAGAATTAGTGTCCCACGATAAACTAGGAACTCTCAACAACAAAGTTTGGGGCAATCTTCTTGGCGATGTCGTTACCGGAGTTGTTGATATAGGGCTAGGATACATAACCGTTAACGAAGAACGACAAGCGGAGATGACGTTCAGCCATCCTCTGATTCGCTATAT gaggaatatttattatcatccATTGGAGAGTGGAACCATGAGAGACATATTTCGCCAACCGTTTGACAACTGTCTACTGGGATGCGTAGCTTCTACGTATGTCGCCATTTTATTCGCGATGGGACTGATTATCTATGCCGCGAAAACTGTTCTCCATTACGAGGAGGAAAAACGCGTTGGTATTGGAGAAGCTGCTCTCTGGTGCATTAGCATAATGTGCATGCAAG GTTCTCCGTGGACTCCTCGCAATCCGTCAGGCAAAACTGTTTTGTTGTTTAGTCTGATCTTCGCTTTGGTAATGTACAATGCTTACGCTGGCTTTATTACCTCTATATTATCGGTTCAAGCGAGTGGCATTAAGTCGATCACCGATCTTTTGTCACACAACTTTAAGTTGGGGTACAGCATAACCGAGGACGAGTATATTCGC AATGTAAACGATAGCAATCTTCGCGAGCTTTACATAAGAGCCTTCGACAATCGAGAGTCTGGATTAGACATCACTTCCGGTCTAATGAAAGCAGTACAGGGCCAATACGGTTTCTTCGTGAGCGCCAGTCTCGCGCGACGTGCGCTCAGAACAACGTTAATACAAGAACGATGCACTTTGAAGGAATTACCTCTTCCTCAAACCTTCACGATGGTGGCTTTACCGATGGCCAATTCCTGCCCCTACAAaaagattattaatttaaa TATCTTGAGAATACGAGAACGTGGTGTCTTGGATCGAATCACGGAACGAATGCTACCGGAAATGCCGCAGTGCAAATCGCCGACCACTTTCCACAGTGCCAGGTTGGCTGACGTTTATTCTGCCTTCTTCATCTTGATCGCCGGTGGCGTGACAGCGGTTTCGATCTGGATCGCCGAGAGGATATGGAACAAGAGACGTCAAATGAAGGACACTATAATACGGGGGATGCGGCAGCGTCATCTGATGCCGAATCTGTCTCACTTACCCCATCTACCCCACTTGCCGCAGTTACCTTCTTTTTCGCAGTTCCACCATTTACACTTGCATTCGCATCGTAAAAAGCTGAGTCACGTGCATCACACTAACGAGATGCAATTCGATTCAAAGAAAACGAACGAATGCTTCGTTATGGATTCTTCTTCTTCCATTTATGCACACGATTTACGAATTTTGCCTAGAATTTTACGACCTAGGAAGAGAAACAAGGATGGGACAGGTCATTTACGTAGAATCATCGATTGTTCCCGCATCGGATCACGATTCTATAATCGCCGTAAAGAGAACAGTTTGAATAAATCGACCTTTCTCGAATTACCGCGAACGAAGTGCAACAGTGTCGAGAAGAATGACAAATCGAGTCATAGTACAATTTTTCCCTTTCATGAATAA
- the LOC116432796 gene encoding uncharacterized protein LOC116432796: MMSPSACLDDTEVELFLRTICDHEFQYYRLREVNGKKFICDDSPGSILISTSADGLWGKELRDLCHYYLDEIGENQLYEQWQKWCNDDENSPDISNVMCRSEMGLLRDCRNMENLEKYEPPYKTYNTKVKITATYGKYGNPE; encoded by the exons ATGATGTCACCAAGTGCATGTCTGGACGACACCGAAGTTGAGCTCTTCTTGAGAACCATTTGCGATCACGAATTTCAATA CTATCGTCTGCGAGAAGTTAACGGAAAGAAGTTCATTTGCGACGATTCGCCTGGTTCTATTTTGATTTCTACTTCAGCAGATGGACTTTGGGGAAAAGA ACTGAGGGATCTATGTCATTATTATTTGGATGAAATTGGTGAGAATCAACTTTACGAACAATGGCAGAAATGGTGTAACGACGATGAAAACTCTCCTGACATCTCTAACGTTATGTGTCG AAGCGAAATGGGATTGCTGCGAGACTGCAGGAACATGGAGAATCTAGAGAAATATGAGCCTCCTTATAAGACATACAACACCAAAGTGAAAATTACTGCGACGTACGGCAAATATGGCAACCCCGAATGA
- the LOC116432797 gene encoding translation machinery-associated protein 16 — protein sequence MSTAIKKEYLKAKKIAHPNSRKSIAITKRTKKIINRQKTKLGGLIKQNLLGEKMLWIQEHMVPDVCPYTPELTATLLETYIARNDEELEQINIKHSIGGRKNRQHASRQDVLRMTKEREQEEYNTCGIEIPDILNTTQCDMLRKWNGELKYLTNFKFRRFGKKHLNDILQKARKQQNIDKNNAQGNASDD from the exons ATG TCCACTGCAATAAAGAAAGAATACTTAAAGGCAAAGAAGATTGCTCATCCAAATAGTAGGAAATCTATTGCCATTACAAAAAGAACCAAAAA AATCATAAACAgacaaaaaacaaaattagGAGGTTTGATAAAACAAAATCTACTAGGGGAGAAAATGCTATGGATTCAGGAACATATGGTACCTGATGTTTGTCCTTATACTCCAGAATTAACTGCCACATTACTAGAAAC GTACATAGCAAGGAATGATGAAGAATTagaacaaattaatataaagcATTCTATAGGTGGAAGAAAAAATAGACAACATGCAAGTAGACAGGATGTGTTAAGAATGACTAAAGAACGAGAACAAGAGGAATATAACACATGTGGAATAg AGATTcctgatattttaaatacaactcAGTGCGATATGTTAAGAAAGTGGAATggtgaattaaaatatttgactaATTTTAAATTTAGGAGATTCGGTAAAAAGCATTTAAATGATATATTACAAAAGGCAAGGAAACAACAGAACATAGATAAAAATAATGCACAAGGAAATGCTTCTGATGACTAA